In Acanthochromis polyacanthus isolate Apoly-LR-REF ecotype Palm Island chromosome 18, KAUST_Apoly_ChrSc, whole genome shotgun sequence, the following proteins share a genomic window:
- the plac8.2 gene encoding placenta associated 8, tandem duplicate 2 — protein MAVRNQPAMYAPSDFQTKMTDCCSDMSVCLCGWFLLPCLGCSIASDMNECCLCGSTFAIRSVYRTRYNINGSMCGDYVAMVCCGPCAVCQLKRDINRRKEQGIF, from the exons ATGGCTGTGAGAAACCAACCGGCAATGTACGCACCTTCTGACTTCCAGACTAAAATGACAGACTGCTGCAGCGACATGAGCGTTT GCCTCTGTGGGTGGTTTTTACTCCCCTGCCTTGGCTGCAGCATCGCCAGTGACATGAACGAGTGCTGCCTGTGTGGATCGACTTTTGCCATCCGCAGTGTCTACAGGACCAGATACAACATCAAT GGCTCGATGTGTGGAGATTATGTGGCGATGGTGTGCTGTGGGCCGTGCGCCGTCTGCCAGCTGAAGAGAGATATCAACCGCAGGAAGGAGCAAGGCATTTTCTGA
- the LOC110954035 gene encoding lactose-binding lectin l-2-like: MILLLFLFGLALGAQIPPDDQRMKLQRSNCPTFWYSFNDRCYKYIATRMTWADAELHCVSEGANLVSIHSIDEHNFVNSLIRNFDPARALTWIGLSDLHKEGRWMWSDGSKVNFFFWATGQPDNAGGKEHCGETNRGTNFQWNDIPCSRTYPFVCVSRTVFP, from the coding sequence ATGATCTTGCTCCTCTTCTTGTTCGGTCTGGCTCTGGGTGCCCAGATTCCTCCAGATGACCAGAGAATGAAGCTACAGCGAAGCAACTGTCCCACGTTCTGGTACAGCTTTAATGATCGCTGCTACAAGTACATCGCTACACGTATGACCTGGGCTGACGCAGAGCTCCACTGTGTGTCAGAGGGAGCCAACCTGGTGTCTATCCACAGTATTGATGAACATAATTTTGTCAATTCCCTGATCAGGAACTTTGACCCTGCTCGTGCACTCACCTGGATCGGACTTAGTGACCTCCATAAGGAAGGCAGATGGATGTGGTCTGATGGGTCAAAAGTCAACTTTTTCTTTTGGGCCACAGGACAACCAGATAATGCAGGAGGAAAGGAACACTGTGGAGAAACCAACAGGGGAACAAATTTTCAGTGGAATGACATTCCATGTTCACGCACATatccttttgtttgtgtgtctcgtACAGTTTTTCCTTAA
- the LOC110954034 gene encoding lactose-binding lectin l-2-like, producing the protein MILLLFLFGLALGAQIPPGDHEVMHQRSNCSTFWSSFNSRCYKYIATPMTWLDAELHCVSQGANLVSIHSVDEHNFVNSLIKNFDSAQNLTWIGLTDIHKEGAWMWSDGTKVNFIFWSTDEPNNSGEQEHCGHTNHAAEFKWNDYFCSLSFPFVCLTLMQISLMLC; encoded by the coding sequence ATGATCTTGCTCCTCTTCTTGTTCGGTCTGGCTCTGGGTGCCCAGATTCCTCCAGGTGACCATGAAGTGATGCATCAGCGAAGCAACTGTTCCACGTTCTGGTCCAGCTTCAACAGTCGCTGCTACAAGTACATCGCTACACCTATGACCTGGCTTGATGCAGAGCTCCACTGTGTGTCACAGGGAGCCAACCTGGTGTCTATCCACAGTGTTGATGAACATAATTTTGTTAATTCCCTGATCAAGAACTTTGATTCTGCTCAGAATTTGACCTGGATCGGACTCACTGACATCCATAAGGAGGGAGCATGGATGTGGTCTGATGGCACCAAAGTCAACTTTATCTTTTGGAGCACAGACGAGCCAAACAACAGTGGAGAACAGgaacactgtggacacaccaACCATGCAGCagaatttaaatggaatgattaTTTTTGTTCACTGTCATTTCCATTTGTCTGTCTGACACTTATGCAAATAAGTTTGATGCTGTGTTGA